One genomic segment of Arachis duranensis cultivar V14167 chromosome 4, aradu.V14167.gnm2.J7QH, whole genome shotgun sequence includes these proteins:
- the LOC107486235 gene encoding protein GLUTAMINE DUMPER 6-like, translating into MRTTPSSSSSNNSTTLTDSANDLRNFHSPTPYLFGGLALMLLLIAVSLLILACSFRKKYSSSSNNSSPSGSDEENNNNKSTKIVMNLEPKIVVIMAGETNPTYLAEPVISSITTTTVTAATTASYSENQTPLN; encoded by the coding sequence ATGAGAACtactccatcatcatcatcatcaaacaactcaacaaCTTTAACAGATTCAGCAAATGATTTGAGAAACTTCCATTCTccaactccttacttgtttGGTGGGTTAGCACTCATGCTGTTACTCATAGCGGTATCGCTACTCATCCTAGCTTGTTCTTTCAGAAAGaaatattcttcttcttctaataaTTCTTCACCTTCTGGTAGCgatgaagaaaataataataataaatcaacaaaaatagtGATGAATTTGGAGCCTAAGATTGTTGTGATTATGGCCGGTGAGACTAACCCTACTTATTTGGCTGAACCGGTTATTTCGTCAATAACTACAACCACAGTCACAGCTGCAACGACTGCGAGTTACTCGGAAAACCAAACTCCTTTAAACTAA
- the LOC107486351 gene encoding protein GLUTAMINE DUMPER 6-like: MRPLRSESSSSSTTSSPLTNGIKVWKSPIPYLFGGLALMLLLISIALVILVCSYRKNSSNSQSSSSEEEEENNNMKQQSTMMSKNMSEPELLVIMAGQNKPTYLAKPIISSSSISYSFSLPLCTCQSQPTSITTITPSSSSSN; this comes from the coding sequence atgaggccattaaggagtgaatcatcatcatcatcaacaacatcaTCACCACTAACCAATGGAATCAAAGTGTGGAAATCTCCAATTCCATATCTCTTTGGAGGCTTAGCTCTAATGCTACTTCTTATTTCTATAGCATTGGTCATCCTTGTTTGTTCTTATAGAAAGaattcatcaaattctcaatcatcatcatctgaagaagaagaagaaaacaacaacatgaaacaacaatcaacaatgatGTCAAAGAACATGTCTGAGCCAGAGTTACTTGTTATCATGGCTGGCCAAAACAAACCAACCTACCTTgccaaaccaataatctcttcttcttctatttcttaTTCCTTTTCTTTACCATTATGCACATGTCAATCTCAACCAACTTCAATTACCACTATTACCCCTTCATCAAGTTCATCAAACTAG
- the LOC107486543 gene encoding light-harvesting complex-like protein OHP1, chloroplastic isoform X2 codes for MVMASSSTILPSSLIAGTTFSINSPDKQRLFLPNGYNYRLQKKRVSFTVTAAKPPAGVEFPKVQPQFQAPFLGFTRTAEIWNSRACMIGIIGVFIVEF; via the exons ATGGTCATGGCTTCTTCATCAACCATATTGCCTTCATCACTCATCGCAGGAACAACCTTTTCAATTAACTCACCAGACAAGCAACGGTTGTTCCTTccaaatggttataattacaGGTTACAAAAGAAGAGAGTTTCCTTCACTGTCACAGCAGCCAAGCCCCCTGCTGGT GTGGAATTTCCAAAAGTACAGCCACAATTTCAGGCTCCATTTCTTGGGTTCACAAGGACAGCAGAGATATGGAACTCTAGAGCTTGCATGATTGGAATCATTGGAGTTTTCATTGTAGAATTT TGA
- the LOC107486543 gene encoding light-harvesting complex-like protein OHP1, chloroplastic isoform X1 encodes MVMASSSTILPSSLIAGTTFSINSPDKQRLFLPNGYNYRLQKKRVSFTVTAAKPPAGVEFPKVQPQFQAPFLGFTRTAEIWNSRACMIGIIGVFIVEFIINKGILQVIGVDVGKGLDLPL; translated from the exons ATGGTCATGGCTTCTTCATCAACCATATTGCCTTCATCACTCATCGCAGGAACAACCTTTTCAATTAACTCACCAGACAAGCAACGGTTGTTCCTTccaaatggttataattacaGGTTACAAAAGAAGAGAGTTTCCTTCACTGTCACAGCAGCCAAGCCCCCTGCTGGT GTGGAATTTCCAAAAGTACAGCCACAATTTCAGGCTCCATTTCTTGGGTTCACAAGGACAGCAGAGATATGGAACTCTAGAGCTTGCATGATTGGAATCATTGGAGTTTTCATTGTAGAATTT ATAATAAACAAGGGAATACTTCAAGTCATTGGAGTTGATGTTGGCAAAGGCCTTGATCTTCCTCTCTGA